From a region of the Alnus glutinosa chromosome 1, dhAlnGlut1.1, whole genome shotgun sequence genome:
- the LOC133856477 gene encoding protein NTM1-like 9 isoform X1, protein MAVLSTLNLPPGFRFSPTEEELIDFLRLKIAGNDEQLDFIREVQFFTYEPWDLPAFSGIETKDQKWFFFSPPHLKNQKGPRLNRATRGGYWKVTGKDQKILSGARSIGKKKILVFYEGRTPNGKITDWVTHEYHLSQEELDGNNPEQTTFVLCRLSKRPSKGSNGRKRMNSGKAGPANSKRIVASLSPSLEVQAENYPIDECFETEDSDGNTSVTTTPAVECGDNNFIASAAMNQVAEVTNTEVDMQVVETNVVWTPFTSSSPEGAESDLTKASVSPASGEEVEDNHVTINQMAEPNHISDNADTIANDRVAEASDSEDSNMFCAPTDIDWSSLSPLIQSLSPLHSPRQEVLHPFCNPYLVANDSNCFDGEVPFQYGTNDPDDYTSELWGPMTYHPYKSLHNDPSSQKNRAFDTETMENMESVKNNGSHSAPSAEMLNAQKFESSVQDSMLSQEINRKASSGLLTPGSYNGGGFSIRSRL, encoded by the exons atGGCCGTGTTGTCTACTTTGAATCTGCCACCGGGGTTCAGGTTCAGTCCGACGGAGGAGGAACTCATCGACTTCTTGAGGTTAAAGATCGCTGGGAATGATGAACAACTTGACTTTATTCGCGAAGTCCAGTTCTTCACATATGAGCCCTGGGATTTGCCAG CTTTCTCCGGCATAGAGACAAAGGATCAAAAATGGTTCTTCTTCTCGCCACCGCACCTGAAGAACCAAAAGGGGCCTCGATTGAACAGGGCAACCAGAGGTGGGTACTGGAAAGTGACTGGTAAGGATCAAAAAATCTTGTCCGGAGCGAGGTCGattggaaagaaaaagataCTGGTATTCTATGAGGGGCGTACTCCAAATGGCAAAATAACTGATTGGGTCACGCATGAGTACCACCTTTCCCAGGAGGAGCTTGATGGCAACAACCCCGAACAG ACGACATTTGTCCTCTGTCGTTTATCCAAGAGACCCAGCAAGGGTAGCAATGGTCGAAAGCGAATGAACTCTGGCAAAGCTGGACCTGCCAACTCCAAACGAATTGTGGCTTCATTATCTCCATCACTGGAAGTGCAAGCGGAAAATTATCCAATTGATGAATGTTTTGAGACTGAAGATTCTGATGGAAACACATCTGTCACAACAACACCTGCTGTTGAGTGTGGTGACAACAATTTTATTGCTTCCGCTGCAATGAATCAAGTGGCAGAAGTGACAAATACCGAG GTTGACATGCAAGTAGTGGAGACCAACGTCGTTTGGACCCCCTTTACTTCATCTTCTCCTGAAGGAGCAGAGTCTGACCTAACAAAGGCTTCAGTATCTCCAGCATCAGGAGAGGAAGTGGAAGACAATCATGTCACAATAAATCAAATGGCTGAGCCCAACCACATTAGTGATAATGCGGACACTATAGCAAATGATCGAGTGGCAGAAGCATCAGATAGTGAG GACTCAAATATGTTCTGTGCCCCAACAGATATAGATTGGAGCTCGCTCTCCCCATTAATCCAATCGCTCTCCCCATTACACTCGCCGAGGCAAGAAGTGTTGCATCCTTTTTGCAATCCTTACCTTGTCGCCAATGACTCAAACTGCTTTGATGGTGAGGTGCCTTTTCAATATGGCACGAATGATCCAGACGATTATACCTCTGAATTATGGGGTCCAATGACTTATCATCCATATAAGTCCCTTCATAATGATCCTAGCAGTCAAAAGAATCGTGCTTTTGACACTGAGACAATGGAAAACATGGAATCTGTTAAGAACAACGGATCACACAGTGCACCTAGTGCAGAAATGCTCAATGCACAG AAGTTTGAATCCAGCGTTCAAGATTCTATGTTGTCTCAAGAGATCAATAGAAAGGCTTCATCTGGGTTGTTAACTCCCGGATCCTATAATGGTGGAGGTTTTTCAATCAGATCTCGACTCTGA
- the LOC133856477 gene encoding protein NTM1-like 9 isoform X2, translated as MAVLSTLNLPPGFRFSPTEEELIDFLRLKIAGNDEQLDFIREVQFFTYEPWDLPAFSGIETKDQKWFFFSPPHLKNQKGPRLNRATRGGYWKVTGKDQKILSGARSIGKKKILVFYEGRTPNGKITDWVTHEYHLSQEELDGNNPEQTTFVLCRLSKRPSKGSNGRKRMNSGKAGPANSKRIVASLSPSLEVQAENYPIDECFETEDSDGNTSVTTTPAVECGDNNFIASAAMNQVAEVTNTEVDMQVVETNVVWTPFTSSSPEGAESDLTKASVSPASGEEVEDNHVTINQMAEPNHISDNADTIANDRVAEASDSEDSNMFCAPTDIDWSSLSPLIQSLSPLHSPRQEVLHPFCNPYLVANDSNCFDGEVPFQYGTNDPDDYTSELWGPMTYHPYKSLHNDPSSQKNRAFDTETMENMESVKNNGSHSAPSAEMLNAQFESSVQDSMLSQEINRKASSGLLTPGSYNGGGFSIRSRL; from the exons atGGCCGTGTTGTCTACTTTGAATCTGCCACCGGGGTTCAGGTTCAGTCCGACGGAGGAGGAACTCATCGACTTCTTGAGGTTAAAGATCGCTGGGAATGATGAACAACTTGACTTTATTCGCGAAGTCCAGTTCTTCACATATGAGCCCTGGGATTTGCCAG CTTTCTCCGGCATAGAGACAAAGGATCAAAAATGGTTCTTCTTCTCGCCACCGCACCTGAAGAACCAAAAGGGGCCTCGATTGAACAGGGCAACCAGAGGTGGGTACTGGAAAGTGACTGGTAAGGATCAAAAAATCTTGTCCGGAGCGAGGTCGattggaaagaaaaagataCTGGTATTCTATGAGGGGCGTACTCCAAATGGCAAAATAACTGATTGGGTCACGCATGAGTACCACCTTTCCCAGGAGGAGCTTGATGGCAACAACCCCGAACAG ACGACATTTGTCCTCTGTCGTTTATCCAAGAGACCCAGCAAGGGTAGCAATGGTCGAAAGCGAATGAACTCTGGCAAAGCTGGACCTGCCAACTCCAAACGAATTGTGGCTTCATTATCTCCATCACTGGAAGTGCAAGCGGAAAATTATCCAATTGATGAATGTTTTGAGACTGAAGATTCTGATGGAAACACATCTGTCACAACAACACCTGCTGTTGAGTGTGGTGACAACAATTTTATTGCTTCCGCTGCAATGAATCAAGTGGCAGAAGTGACAAATACCGAG GTTGACATGCAAGTAGTGGAGACCAACGTCGTTTGGACCCCCTTTACTTCATCTTCTCCTGAAGGAGCAGAGTCTGACCTAACAAAGGCTTCAGTATCTCCAGCATCAGGAGAGGAAGTGGAAGACAATCATGTCACAATAAATCAAATGGCTGAGCCCAACCACATTAGTGATAATGCGGACACTATAGCAAATGATCGAGTGGCAGAAGCATCAGATAGTGAG GACTCAAATATGTTCTGTGCCCCAACAGATATAGATTGGAGCTCGCTCTCCCCATTAATCCAATCGCTCTCCCCATTACACTCGCCGAGGCAAGAAGTGTTGCATCCTTTTTGCAATCCTTACCTTGTCGCCAATGACTCAAACTGCTTTGATGGTGAGGTGCCTTTTCAATATGGCACGAATGATCCAGACGATTATACCTCTGAATTATGGGGTCCAATGACTTATCATCCATATAAGTCCCTTCATAATGATCCTAGCAGTCAAAAGAATCGTGCTTTTGACACTGAGACAATGGAAAACATGGAATCTGTTAAGAACAACGGATCACACAGTGCACCTAGTGCAGAAATGCTCAATGCACAG TTTGAATCCAGCGTTCAAGATTCTATGTTGTCTCAAGAGATCAATAGAAAGGCTTCATCTGGGTTGTTAACTCCCGGATCCTATAATGGTGGAGGTTTTTCAATCAGATCTCGACTCTGA